A genomic stretch from Dehalococcoidales bacterium includes:
- a CDS encoding 4Fe-4S binding protein has protein sequence MCDKYGEGGLWYLNPKLYARQMYRLREPGQGPQNFGQLGLREGDERPMTLSEVIRIRNDEPERYSEALNLLNDDIRTHATGQAIPLQDAIKIAELGVPMASMFCLCRKRMRAIEEREEEEYSCLGTGPGMFKWERWPERYRGGVHFMPPNEVKEWLEKWNKRGFMHIIMTMGVGYVEGICNCEYPDCDAIRHRLDYGVLSMLKGHYVARVDYDKCNGCGICIQRCQFGAAKFEVRMDKTNIDQYLCYGCGLCETGCPRGAITMVDRMSLPGLREVW, from the coding sequence ATGTGTGACAAGTATGGAGAGGGTGGACTCTGGTACCTGAATCCCAAGCTCTATGCGAGGCAGATGTACAGACTGAGGGAACCTGGCCAGGGTCCACAGAATTTTGGTCAACTGGGACTGCGTGAGGGTGACGAGCGACCTATGACCCTGTCGGAGGTCATCCGAATCAGGAACGACGAGCCGGAAAGGTACTCCGAAGCTCTGAACTTACTCAACGACGATATTCGCACTCACGCGACCGGCCAGGCGATACCCCTCCAGGATGCCATCAAGATAGCCGAGCTCGGCGTCCCAATGGCATCCATGTTCTGCCTGTGCAGAAAGCGTATGCGCGCTATCGAGGAACGCGAAGAGGAGGAATACAGCTGTTTGGGCACGGGGCCCGGCATGTTCAAGTGGGAACGGTGGCCGGAGCGATATCGTGGCGGAGTGCATTTCATGCCCCCGAACGAGGTCAAGGAGTGGCTGGAGAAGTGGAATAAGCGGGGCTTCATGCACATCATAATGACGATGGGCGTCGGCTATGTCGAAGGGATATGTAATTGCGAATACCCCGACTGTGACGCAATAAGACACCGCCTGGACTACGGAGTTCTATCCATGCTCAAGGGCCATTATGTTGCCCGCGTGGACTACGACAAGTGCAATGGTTGCGGTATCTGCATCCAGCGCTGCCAATTCGGAGCGGCAAAGTTTGAAGTGAGAATGGACAAAACCAATATCGATCAGTACTTGTGTTATGGCTGCGGGCTATGTGAGACCGGCTGCCCCAGAGGTGCCATTACCATGGTCGATAGGATGAGCCTGCCTGGTCTCAGGGAGGTCTGGTGA
- a CDS encoding mechanosensitive ion channel family protein: MLTPDFTFNPDTLVAIAIRIAIILVLALVLTVIQKKLIPRIITARIPKIREESQDQIAVRSKTLTHVITQSCSVLIWSIAFVMVLGAVGVDITPLLASLGVGALAIGFAAQNIIRDFLNGFFIFMEDWYRVGEWVTISGMEGDVEKITLRCTVLREINGTMHVIPNSQIPLASNQTRDWARINLYITVAYKEDISHVYTVINEVCQELKEDPDFGTNLTTTPSAMRVSDLGAHGVDICIRGYTKVGEQWGLTGELRKRIKNRFDLEGIEIPWPHTKVYFGDTQRTASSTV; the protein is encoded by the coding sequence ATGCTCACGCCTGATTTCACTTTCAACCCAGATACGCTAGTGGCAATCGCCATAAGAATAGCAATCATTCTTGTTCTCGCTTTAGTACTTACTGTCATTCAGAAGAAATTAATCCCGAGGATAATAACCGCGCGTATCCCAAAGATTAGGGAGGAATCACAAGACCAGATAGCCGTCCGATCTAAAACACTTACGCACGTCATCACACAGTCTTGCTCCGTACTTATTTGGAGTATTGCCTTTGTGATGGTTCTGGGAGCTGTTGGAGTGGATATTACCCCTCTACTAGCTAGCCTCGGTGTTGGAGCTTTAGCAATCGGTTTTGCAGCACAAAACATCATTAGAGACTTTCTCAATGGGTTTTTTATCTTTATGGAGGACTGGTATCGTGTTGGTGAATGGGTCACCATTTCAGGTATGGAAGGCGATGTTGAGAAAATCACACTCAGGTGTACAGTCTTGCGGGAAATAAATGGAACGATGCATGTTATCCCCAACAGTCAGATACCACTTGCCAGTAACCAGACGAGAGACTGGGCTCGCATTAATCTGTATATCACTGTAGCCTACAAAGAGGATATTAGTCACGTCTATACTGTCATTAACGAGGTATGCCAGGAACTGAAAGAGGATCCCGATTTTGGAACGAACTTAACAACGACTCCCTCCGCGATGCGTGTCAGCGATCTCGGTGCTCACGGCGTCGACATATGTATTCGGGGCTATACCAAGGTTGGAGAGCAATGGGGTCTGACTGGAGAACTGCGCAAGCGGATCAAGAACCGTTTTGACCTGGAAGGTAT